One genomic region from Nocardia vinacea encodes:
- a CDS encoding MFS transporter — protein sequence MSVRDAMRPTGNDPGGIPAGLRRVVAASMAGTVVEWYEFFLYGTAATLVFSKVFFAKGTSDLDAILAAFITYAVGFAARPLGGVVFGHFGDKYGRKKLLQFSLVLVGAATFLMGCLPTFAQIGYWAPTLLVVLRFIQGFAVGGEWGGAVLLVAEHSPNSRRGFWASWPQAGVPVGNMLATVALLALTSTLSDAAFLSWGWRVAFWLSAVVVLVGYYIRTKVTDAPIFVAAQQEIEQIKSDSLSVVEVLRRYPRGVFTAMGLRFGENILYYLVVTFTITYLKVQVHVDTKVILWWLLAAHAVHFFMIPLAGNLSDRFGRRPVYLVGALTAGTWGFFAFPMMDSGHNAIIMSAIIIGLVFHAFMYAGQPAIMAEMFPTRMRYSGVSLGYQVTSIVAGSLAPIIAVRLLNTYKSAVPIALYLAAAAAITAIAVLFARETKGITLESIDTADAETLAAQSPAARAETLRVELT from the coding sequence ATGAGCGTGCGCGATGCAATGCGGCCGACGGGAAACGATCCCGGCGGGATACCGGCCGGACTGAGGCGGGTGGTGGCCGCGTCCATGGCCGGCACCGTGGTCGAGTGGTACGAGTTCTTCCTCTACGGCACGGCCGCGACGCTCGTCTTCAGCAAGGTGTTCTTCGCCAAGGGCACCAGCGATCTCGACGCGATCCTCGCCGCCTTCATCACCTACGCCGTCGGCTTCGCCGCACGTCCGTTGGGCGGCGTCGTCTTCGGACATTTCGGTGACAAATACGGCCGCAAGAAGCTACTGCAGTTCAGTCTGGTGCTGGTCGGTGCCGCGACCTTCCTCATGGGCTGTCTGCCGACCTTCGCCCAAATCGGTTATTGGGCACCGACATTGCTGGTGGTCCTGCGATTCATCCAGGGTTTCGCGGTCGGCGGCGAATGGGGTGGCGCGGTACTGCTCGTGGCCGAACACAGTCCGAACTCCAGGCGCGGATTCTGGGCGAGCTGGCCACAGGCCGGGGTGCCGGTGGGAAATATGTTGGCGACGGTCGCTTTGCTGGCATTGACCTCGACGCTGTCCGACGCCGCCTTCCTGAGCTGGGGTTGGCGCGTGGCATTCTGGTTGTCTGCGGTGGTCGTGCTGGTCGGGTACTACATCCGCACCAAGGTCACCGACGCACCCATTTTCGTTGCGGCACAGCAGGAAATCGAACAGATCAAGTCCGATTCGCTCAGTGTCGTCGAGGTGCTGCGGCGCTACCCGCGCGGCGTATTCACCGCCATGGGGCTGCGATTCGGCGAGAATATCCTCTACTACCTGGTGGTCACCTTCACCATCACCTATCTCAAGGTGCAGGTGCATGTCGACACCAAGGTCATCCTCTGGTGGCTGCTGGCCGCACATGCCGTGCACTTCTTCATGATTCCGTTGGCGGGCAATCTCTCCGATCGTTTCGGCAGACGGCCGGTGTATCTGGTCGGCGCGCTCACTGCGGGCACCTGGGGCTTCTTCGCTTTCCCGATGATGGACAGCGGCCACAACGCGATCATTATGTCCGCGATCATTATCGGCCTGGTATTCCATGCCTTCATGTATGCGGGCCAGCCCGCGATCATGGCCGAGATGTTCCCCACCCGGATGCGGTATTCCGGTGTCTCCCTCGGTTATCAGGTCACCTCGATCGTGGCCGGATCGCTCGCCCCGATCATCGCCGTGCGCTTGCTCAATACCTACAAGTCCGCGGTCCCGATCGCCCTGTATTTGGCTGCGGCCGCGGCGATTACCGCGATCGCCGTCCTGTTCGCCCGCGAAACGAAGGGCATAACCCTGGAGAGCATCGACACCGCCGACGCGGAAACCCTTGCCGCACAGAGCCCGGCAGCGCGAGCCGAAACCCTACGAGTGGAGCTCACATGA
- a CDS encoding ABC transporter ATP-binding protein translates to MMKTALTVRETTLTYPDGAGRLTALNQVNLHVTGGTIAAITGPSGSGKSSLLAVVSTLIRPDSGRITLETSNGTVDLTTLTRREAAAVRRSSIGIVFQQPNLIPALTAVEQLEAMSHLGQRLFTSPTRRRETRTKAMELLDAVGLADQHAKRPAQLSGGQRQRVNIARALMNDPALLVIDEPTSALDTERGTAIIELIVTMARTHEAATLLVTHDHTHLHQMNAVYRMIDGTLTPIL, encoded by the coding sequence ATGATGAAAACCGCTCTCACCGTACGCGAAACAACCCTCACCTACCCGGACGGCGCGGGTCGCCTCACCGCACTGAACCAGGTGAACCTGCACGTTACCGGCGGCACCATCGCCGCAATCACCGGCCCCTCCGGCTCCGGAAAATCCAGCCTGCTCGCCGTAGTCTCCACCCTGATCCGCCCCGACTCCGGTCGGATAACGCTCGAAACTTCCAACGGCACAGTCGATCTCACCACCCTCACACGCCGCGAAGCCGCCGCCGTGCGCCGCTCGTCCATCGGCATCGTCTTCCAGCAGCCGAACCTGATCCCCGCCTTGACCGCCGTCGAACAACTAGAAGCCATGTCCCACCTCGGCCAGCGCCTGTTCACCTCCCCCACCCGACGCCGCGAAACCCGGACCAAGGCAATGGAATTACTCGACGCCGTCGGCCTCGCCGACCAACACGCCAAACGCCCCGCCCAACTCTCCGGCGGCCAACGCCAACGCGTCAACATAGCCCGCGCCCTGATGAACGATCCGGCCCTCCTGGTCATCGACGAACCAACCAGCGCCCTCGACACCGAACGCGGCACCGCCATAATCGAACTGATCGTCACCATGGCCCGCACCCACGAGGCCGCCACCCTCCTGGTAACCCACGACCACACCCACCTCCATCAAATGAACGCCGTCTACCGCATGATCGACGGCACCCTCACCCCGATCCTCTGA
- a CDS encoding TetR/AcrR family transcriptional regulator encodes MTSTDPVAPTRREQLKLQRRAQLLDAGARLIADRGFLGMRLDDLGAAVGISGPAVYRHFPNKEALLVELLIGVSQRLLAGGKAVVARTGSAREALDGLVDFHLDFALGEPELIRIQDRDLENVPVGPRRELRRTQRQYVEIWVAVLRELHPELPEETARVQAHAGFGLMNSTPHSATDATATRARPILRRMALSAMTQAALG; translated from the coding sequence GTGACCAGCACCGACCCCGTCGCGCCCACCCGCAGGGAACAACTGAAGCTGCAGCGTAGGGCGCAGCTGCTGGATGCGGGTGCCCGGCTCATCGCCGATCGTGGGTTCCTCGGCATGCGCCTGGACGACCTCGGCGCGGCCGTCGGGATCAGCGGCCCGGCGGTCTACCGGCACTTCCCGAATAAGGAGGCACTGCTGGTCGAACTGCTCATCGGGGTCAGTCAGCGGCTGCTCGCCGGTGGGAAAGCGGTGGTGGCGCGGACCGGGTCGGCGCGGGAGGCGCTGGACGGGCTGGTCGATTTCCATCTGGACTTCGCGCTCGGCGAGCCCGAACTCATCCGGATCCAGGACCGCGACCTCGAGAACGTGCCGGTCGGGCCCAGGCGCGAACTGCGGCGCACCCAGCGTCAGTACGTCGAGATCTGGGTGGCGGTGCTGCGGGAGTTGCATCCGGAACTGCCGGAGGAGACCGCACGGGTGCAGGCCCACGCGGGCTTCGGCCTGATGAACTCCACGCCGCACAGCGCGACCGATGCCACCGCCACCCGGGCCCGGCCGATACTGCGTCGAATGGCGCTGTCCGCAATGACTCAGGCTGCGCTGGGTTGA
- a CDS encoding carboxyl transferase domain-containing protein, which yields MTVTEQVEVDNRAAHGALLEDLRARLAAAALGGPAKARERHVARGKLLPRQRVDQLLDPGSPFLELSPLAATGMYDDECPGAGIITGIGRISGRECVIVANDATVKGGTYYPMTVKKHLRAQEVALQNQLPCVYLVDSGGAFLPRQDEVFPDREHFGRIFFNQATMSAKGIPQIAAVLGSCTAGGAYVPAMSDEAVIVRNQGTIFLGGPPLVKAATGEVVTAEELGGGELHSRTSGVTDHLAEDDQDALRIVRRIVATLGPRPASPWEVTPTVAAAKPESELYDVVPVDLRTPYDVREVIHRLVDGENGFHEFKAEYGKTLVTGFARIHGHPVGIIANNGVLFSESAMKGAHFIELCDKRKIPLLFLQNITGFMVGRDYEAGGIAKHGAKMVTAVACARVPKLTVVIGGSYGAGNYSMCGRAYSPRFLWMWPNARISVMGGEQAASVLSTVRGDQLDSSGQPWSATDEEAFKAPIREQYEHQGNPYYSTARLWDDGVIDPADTRTVLGLALSVCAQAPLEPVSYGVFRM from the coding sequence ATGACGGTGACCGAACAGGTCGAGGTCGACAACCGCGCGGCACACGGGGCGCTACTGGAGGATCTGCGCGCCCGACTGGCCGCCGCGGCGCTCGGCGGGCCCGCGAAGGCGCGTGAGCGGCACGTGGCCCGCGGCAAGCTGCTGCCCCGGCAGCGGGTGGATCAGCTGCTCGATCCGGGCAGCCCGTTCCTCGAGCTCTCGCCGCTGGCCGCGACGGGCATGTACGACGATGAATGTCCCGGCGCCGGGATCATCACCGGCATCGGCCGGATCTCCGGGCGGGAATGCGTGATCGTGGCCAACGACGCCACAGTCAAGGGCGGCACCTACTACCCGATGACGGTGAAGAAGCATCTGCGCGCCCAAGAGGTCGCATTGCAGAACCAGTTGCCCTGCGTGTATCTCGTCGACTCCGGCGGTGCGTTCCTGCCGCGCCAGGACGAGGTCTTCCCGGATCGGGAGCATTTCGGGCGCATCTTCTTCAACCAGGCGACCATGAGTGCCAAGGGAATTCCGCAGATCGCCGCGGTACTCGGTTCGTGCACCGCCGGCGGTGCGTACGTACCAGCGATGAGTGACGAGGCGGTGATCGTGCGCAATCAGGGCACGATCTTCCTCGGTGGACCGCCGCTGGTGAAGGCCGCGACCGGTGAGGTGGTCACCGCCGAGGAGTTGGGCGGCGGCGAATTGCATTCGCGCACTTCGGGAGTCACCGATCACCTGGCCGAGGACGACCAAGACGCGCTGCGCATCGTGCGCCGCATCGTGGCCACGCTCGGCCCGCGCCCGGCCAGCCCATGGGAGGTAACGCCGACCGTCGCGGCCGCGAAGCCGGAGTCCGAACTGTACGACGTGGTTCCGGTCGATCTGCGCACGCCGTATGACGTCCGCGAGGTCATCCACCGGCTGGTCGACGGCGAAAACGGATTCCACGAATTCAAGGCCGAATACGGTAAGACGCTCGTCACCGGATTCGCCCGCATCCACGGCCATCCGGTCGGCATCATCGCCAATAACGGCGTGCTGTTCAGCGAATCCGCCATGAAGGGCGCGCATTTCATCGAACTGTGCGATAAGCGCAAGATTCCGCTGCTGTTCCTGCAGAACATCACCGGTTTCATGGTCGGGCGCGATTACGAGGCGGGTGGTATCGCCAAGCACGGCGCGAAGATGGTCACCGCGGTGGCGTGTGCGCGGGTGCCGAAGCTCACGGTGGTGATCGGCGGATCGTATGGCGCGGGCAACTATTCGATGTGCGGGCGCGCGTATTCGCCGCGCTTCCTGTGGATGTGGCCCAATGCGCGAATTTCGGTAATGGGTGGCGAGCAGGCCGCCTCGGTGCTGTCGACGGTGCGTGGGGATCAACTCGACAGCAGCGGACAGCCGTGGTCGGCCACGGACGAGGAGGCATTCAAGGCGCCGATTCGGGAACAGTACGAACATCAGGGCAATCCGTACTACTCGACCGCGCGGCTCTGGGACGACGGCGTCATCGACCCCGCCGACACCAGAACCGTACTCGGACTTGCCCTTTCGGTGTGTGCGCAAGCACCGCTCGAACCCGTTTCCTACGGCGTCTTCCGGATGTGA
- a CDS encoding LysR family transcriptional regulator — MSPPASGPNRPSADDLLVLLAVGRSGRFVSAAEELGINHTTISRRIAALEQTLGGRVLTRVTGGWELTDLGREALAAAEAVESAVKSLATGADGMRVLEGVVRISATDGFSAYMAAPAAAEVQRRHPKIAVEIVAATRRASQQRSGLDIEVVVGEPQVHRARAIRLADYCLGLYGSRDYLREHGTPTAIGDLARHSLVYFIDSMLQVDDLDLASSFAPAMRESVTSTNVFVHVEATRAAAGLGLLPCFMADRHDDLIRVLRKEVSVRLTYWLVTRTETLRRPEVAAVVDAIQVRVRDQRNVLLGLPGPS; from the coding sequence ATGAGTCCGCCTGCCTCGGGCCCCAACCGCCCCAGCGCGGATGATCTGCTGGTTCTGCTCGCCGTCGGGCGCTCCGGGCGCTTCGTTTCGGCCGCCGAGGAGCTCGGGATCAACCACACCACCATCTCGCGCCGCATTGCCGCACTGGAGCAGACGCTGGGCGGGCGGGTGCTCACTCGGGTGACCGGTGGTTGGGAGCTGACCGATCTCGGGCGGGAGGCGTTGGCGGCGGCGGAGGCGGTGGAATCCGCGGTCAAGTCGCTGGCTACCGGTGCCGATGGCATGCGGGTACTGGAGGGGGTGGTTCGGATTTCGGCGACCGACGGATTCAGTGCCTATATGGCCGCACCGGCCGCCGCCGAGGTGCAGCGGCGGCATCCGAAGATCGCCGTCGAGATCGTGGCGGCGACCCGTCGCGCGTCCCAGCAGCGTTCGGGTCTGGATATCGAAGTGGTGGTGGGTGAGCCGCAAGTGCACCGCGCCAGGGCAATTCGATTGGCCGATTATTGTCTCGGGCTCTACGGTTCGCGCGACTATCTCCGTGAACACGGAACACCGACGGCGATAGGGGATCTCGCGCGTCATTCGTTGGTCTACTTCATCGATTCCATGCTGCAGGTGGATGACTTGGACCTGGCCTCCAGTTTCGCGCCTGCGATGCGTGAATCGGTAACTTCCACCAATGTTTTCGTGCACGTCGAAGCGACCCGGGCGGCGGCGGGCCTCGGCTTACTGCCCTGCTTTATGGCCGATCGTCACGACGACCTGATCCGAGTGCTTCGGAAGGAAGTCTCCGTTCGGCTCACCTATTGGCTCGTCACTCGCACCGAGACATTGCGCAGGCCGGAGGTGGCGGCGGTCGTCGATGCGATTCAGGTTCGGGTGCGGGACCAGCGGAACGTTCTGCTCGGTTTACCGGGTCCTTCATGA
- a CDS encoding 3-hydroxybutyrate dehydrogenase, producing MSDLNGRSALITGGASGIGAACARELAARGATVTIADIDDVGAKALASEVNGKAWAVDLLDIHALEQLTLDVDILVNNAGVQSINPIEDFPPERFRNLMALMVEAPFLLIRAALPQMYRRGFGRIINLSSVHGLRASEYKVAYVTAKHALEGLSKVTALEGGRHGVTSNCVSPGYVRTPLVDKQIADQAKAHGIDEQEVLERVLLTESAIKRLVEPEEVASLVGWLASPNAGMVTGASYTMDGGWTAR from the coding sequence ATGAGTGACCTGAACGGACGTTCCGCCCTGATCACCGGCGGCGCCAGCGGTATCGGCGCTGCCTGCGCCAGAGAGCTCGCGGCACGCGGCGCCACCGTCACCATCGCCGATATCGACGACGTGGGCGCGAAGGCACTTGCGAGCGAGGTAAATGGAAAGGCTTGGGCCGTCGACCTTCTCGACATCCACGCATTGGAACAACTCACCTTGGATGTGGACATCCTGGTGAACAACGCCGGTGTACAGAGCATCAACCCGATCGAAGACTTCCCGCCGGAGCGATTCCGGAACCTGATGGCCCTCATGGTCGAAGCGCCGTTCCTGCTCATCCGCGCGGCACTGCCGCAGATGTATCGGCGGGGCTTCGGCCGGATCATCAATCTGTCCTCGGTGCACGGATTGCGCGCGTCCGAATACAAGGTCGCGTATGTGACGGCCAAGCACGCACTCGAGGGCCTGTCCAAGGTGACCGCGCTCGAGGGCGGTCGCCACGGTGTCACGAGCAATTGCGTCAGTCCCGGCTATGTCCGAACGCCGCTGGTGGACAAGCAGATTGCCGATCAGGCCAAGGCGCACGGCATCGACGAGCAGGAGGTGCTGGAGCGGGTGCTGCTCACCGAGAGCGCGATCAAGCGCCTCGTGGAGCCGGAAGAGGTTGCGTCACTGGTGGGTTGGCTCGCCTCGCCGAATGCGGGCATGGTCACCGGCGCGTCCTACACCATGGACGGCGGCTGGACCGCGCGGTGA